The Oscillatoria acuminata PCC 6304 genomic interval GGCTATACCACCGAAATCAATCAAAACCGTCCGATGATAGTACGAGACCTTTCCTGTTTTGATAAATTTACTTATTTGCTAGTGCCACGACGGCAATTTTATTGCCGTTGTTGTCAAAAATATTTCACAGAAAACCTGTCATGGATAGACTGGAAAAGGCGACATACTTTGCGATATGAAATCAATATTTTTGAGCGCGTAGTTTCATCAAGCATAGCTCAAGTTGCCTCGACTGAAGGGCTGTCTTATGATGAAACTGAAGGGATATTTAATCAAATTGCTAAAAAGCAAGAAGATCAGCATTGGCTCGAAGCTACTCGGATAAGTCTTGATGAAATTGCCATGCATAAAGGGCATCAAGATTATAAAGCAGTAATCTGCGACCTAGATAAAAAAAAGCTAATAGAAGTTGTTGATGGAAGGACCCAAGATTGTTTGATAGAAAGGCTTTCTGAACTTCCGATTAAAGTAAAAAAAGCGGTAAAAGAAGTGAGTGTTGATATGTGGCATGGCTTTCCAAAAGTTATTAAAGAAATTTTTCCAAATGCTCAAATTGTGACTGACAGATTTCATGTAATGAAACTTCTGATTGAAGAATTGAAAAAAATTGCTAAATCTTCTGGTGTTAACGAAAAGAATAAACTTTCTCTTATTTTGAGAAACAAAATTGATTTAAAAGATTCTGAACGGGATGAATTAGAAAACCTGTTATCTAAATCTAAGCGTTTGAAGGCAGCTTACGAATATAAAGAGGAATTCCGAAACATTTATGAAACGAGTCAAAGTGTTTCAGAAGGCGAAAAGCGTTTTCAAGAATGGTTAAAGAAAGCTCGCCAAGTATATGGGAAAGTTATTAATACTATTTCCGAGCATTTATCAACGATTTGCAATTATTTTATTAGTCATGCTAGTAGTGGTGTTATGGAGGGAATTAACAACAAAATAAAACTCGTAAAGCGACAAGGATATGGATTTAGAAATTTTGAAAACTTTCGGTTACGTCTTTTAGCAGCTTTTTCATCATAGTCATTATTAAATTAAAGAGGGAGCCACTCAAAAATGTTTAAATATCCACCAGATGATTAGAAAAACTTATCACCAGAAAGTCTGAAGAGCCAATTTTGTTCCAGGCTTTAAAAAATATCGTCATTCTTTAAAAGTTTCTTCTCCCAAAATAATGCCTTACCCATTAGGGGATTTAGCTCATAACCAGTAAATCCAAAAGCCCTGTAGGCAGATTGAGCGACATGATTGTTCTCTAGTACCTCTAAGGTAAGTTTGCAACAGCACAAATTTAAGGCGATCGCCTCAGCTTTCTGGAGTAAGAGTTTAGATAAGCCTCTCCCACGGTAGGGTAAAGCAACAATCACATCATGAATATTCAACAATGGCTGGCACGCAAAGGTAGAAAATCCTTCTAAACCGATCACAAGTCCAGCAGGTTCACCCTCCACAAATGCGAGAATAACATGAGCCGATTTTCGTTTGGCAAGCTCGGAGGGAAGATTAGCTTTAACAAACTCAGAAAGACCTTGACCCCCACCCATCGGGTCCAGCGCATAAGTATCCATTAATTGAACCATCGCCGCTGCATGAGCAGGTAAATTCAGATCCGCTTCAATAATTTCAATCATCTCTTTATGCCTTTGGATAGTTGAACTTTGATTCGGTCAGAGGGAAAATCTTTATGGCAACTTAATATCTAAATCTCCTGATTTCACTGAGCCTATTTATCAACTTTATTGGGAAAAGAAACCTCCAACACCACACAACCCTCCTCGGTTTTAAATGGACCATGTACCTCACCCGGGGGTCTACTGGCATAGCACCCGGTTTCCAGCCACTGATCAAAGGCTTGATCATAAAGGCGACCGCTGACCATAAAAATTTCCTCGGGATAGGGGTGACTTTTTCCCCCAAAGGGTGTCGTATCTGCCCCCGGTTTAAACCGAGTTAAGCGCGTGTATTCACCCGTTTCCATGTCAATACTGAGGGTTAACTCTTCTGCGATGTCTTCTAGCCCTGCTACGGGCTGCCATTGGTTCTGATTTTCAGAATTAAAGGGGTTCCAATAAGTCTTAGTTGTTTTAGCCATTAGCGTCATGCCTTATTAGGGTAAATTAAGAAGTAAAGTAGGAATTTCCACCTAAAAATACTGTCAATATGAGTTAAACAATTCCCCAAACGACTTCTACAGAAATCAAAGAGGGATGAATTGGCGATCGCCTCCAAATTTATTTACAGGTTTTAAGAGATTTTACCGATATGAGCAGCAACAATATGCCAACTTCCCCTTGAAGAAACAGCCCAAACTCGCGTGAACCGAAAGTCTCCATTTGCAGGACTGCCATTGTAACTCCCAGTGATTTTCATGCGGACCGAAACGATCGCCACTTCTCCATGTATTTGAATATGCTGCTCCGATGGTTCCAACTCATGAATTTTAATTAAACCCGATTCATGAGCGCCTATATCATCTTGTTTCTTCAATAATTCTCCCAAATGACTGGTAATCAGAATTTCTGGGGCCAATAATTCATTCAAAACGGTTACATCAGAAGCAAGCATTGCCTGCCTCAGACATTCTTCGGCATTAATGATTTGATTTTCCACTGTTTTATTCATGGTATTTTTCATCTGATATCAAAAAAACATCCCAACCAAGAAAGTGAAACTCTCCAAACAACTCAAAATCTATGAATTTGTTAATTATTCGTTAAACTCCGAAAACTTTTGCTCTAATTCTCGATATTTCGGCACATCAATGATTTGTTCAAATTGCTGGAAATTCACTAAATTATCAAACCCATTCGTGGTCTGATGTTGTCTTAAATACTGGAAACAGTCCTCGATCGCCTTCGTTGCTGCAAACAATCCCGACAACGCATACACCGCAATTTTATACCCCAATGTCTCTAACTCCTGCGCCGACAACACCGGCGTTTTTCCGCCTTCTATGGCATTGGCAAATAACGGTACATCGGGAAAGGCTGCGGCAATTTCCTGTAACTCTTCTACCGACTGCGGGGCTTCTATAAACACAATATCCGCCCCCGCTTCATAATAGGCGCGACCCCGGCGAATGGCTTCGGGTAAGCCTAACGGTGCTCTAGCATCAGTGCGTCCGACAATCACCAATCCACTCTCACCTCGGGCTTGGACTGCTGCACGAATCTTTTGGATATGTTCTTCGGCAGGAATCACCCGTTTTCCCTGGAAGTGACCGCACTTTTTCGGCCATTCCTGGTCTTCTAAAATTACGCCAGCAATTCCCTGTTGTACGGCATCAGTGACAGTTCTAATCACATTCAGGGGATTGCCATAGCCGGTATCGATATCGGCAACCACGGGAATTTGGACCGATTGTGCGATTCGGCCTACACTGTATAGCATTTCGGTGGCGGTGAGGAAGCCGTAATCGGGGCGTCCTAGGGTGGAGGCGGAGATGCCGAATCCACTGGTGAAGACCATCTCGAAACCGGCGCGTTCGGCGAGTTGGGCGCTGATACAATCGTAAATCCCCGGAACGACGAGCATTCCGGGGCGTTGGAGGAGTTGGCGGAGATTGTGAGTTGAGTTCATGAATTCGACTGGCGATCGCAAGCAACATGAACCCTATTTTAAACGCTGAGTGCCTCAGATAAATAATCTGCTGCTGCTTCCACGATCGCGATCGCATTTTCATAAACCATCCGCGTCGGTCCGAGAACCCCCACACTCCCCACAGGCACCGTTCCCCGATGATAAGTCGCCGAAACCAAAGTACAGGTTCTAATCGGTTCTAGGGGATTTTCTGCCCCAATTCGCACTTGCACTCGCCGTCCGGACCCCTCTGGTGCAGGGGGTTCAAAAATCAGCGGCAGGAGTTGGTCCTGTTCTTCTTCCAGCAGTTGAATCAAAGTCTGCACTTGGGTCAATTCACAAAATTCCGGCTGTCTCAATACTTCCGAAACCCCACTAATCAAAATTTGAGTTTTGCCCGGGGTTTGAGCACGGACGGCTAAATCTTGTAACCAATGACTCAAGACTTCCGCATAGCGCTCAAATTCTCGGCCTAATTCAGTCCAATCTAGGGCGGATAATTGGGCGAGGGTTTGACCGCGTAGATGGTGATTGAGGAAGTTCGAGAGGATTTGCAACTCGCGATCGACCACTTCCGCATCAACCAGGGAGTCCTCTGGGGACTCGGGAAGTTCCATCACGGCAGATTGGGTTTGATAGTTATCAATCACCACCACAATCATGATTTTGCGCGGTTCAATCTGGATTAACTGCAAATGCCTCAGACAAGCGGTGTGAGTCTGAGGCATTGTAATTAAGGCAATATATCCGCTGAGGGCCGCCAAGATTTGAGAAGCCCCTCGCAATACCGCTTCAAAGGCCCAATTTTCTAACTTGAGGCGATCGCTCAGGGCCTGTTCCACTTGTCGCGAGATGCCATCGTCCGGTTTAATTAGCTTATCCACATAAATGCGATAACCGGAATCCGAAGGGATGCGACCGGCGGAGGTATGGGGTTGGTAGAGGAGTCCGGCTTTTTCTAACCACCCCATTGCATTGCGAATGGTGGCGGGACTGACGCTTAAATTATATTCATCCACCAATGTTTTAGAGCCTACAGGTTCGGCAGTGGCGATGTAGTGCCGCACAGTCGCCCATAAAACATACTGTTGTCTTTCGTTAAGGTTCATTTGCACAAATATGGGAGCTAAAGCCAAATGTAATCGGGTTTAAAAACTGAGCGGTTATCAATTGAAAAGGGAGTTTTGGAAATCAGCCATAGCGGGAACTGCGCCCATTGTTGGGATCCGTCAGAGGAATCCGGACTAGGTAGAATATAGCGAAGTTTACCCTGAAATTCTGCTGCTGTCGTTACAGGTTGGGAGAAGGTGCACGCTATTTTTGACGGATTTCCATCAGTTTTAGATTCTATTTTAGTTTAAAAAGGTACGGGATGGGGGTGAGGGACCCTGGAATAGGCGGGTCCCGCAGGGGTAGTCGCCTTATCCCGGAAGGTTCAAGTGCGATCGCCCCAGATACTGGGCCGAGACTGCACCGGAGGACTTCGGGATTAAGGCAGTTCTACCGAAGTGGGTTTAGCAATGTGAGGCAGACCCCAGCCGAGTTTTTCTCTCAGAACATGGAAAAATTCCGGGGGATTAATCCGGATAAATTTAGCTGAGTAGGGCGATCGCTGAATTCGCACCTGGTCCTCAGGCAGTACATAGCACCCCGCATTCCCATCCACCACCATCACCAAACGATTGGTATTAGCGGGAAAAATTGTCACAGGTTCAGTATTGGCAAACACCAAAGCCCGAGACGCGAGAGAATGGGGACAAATCGGCACCAGTTGCAACACCGGGACATCCGGCGTGATCACTGGACCCCCAGCCGAGAGACCATAAGCCGTCGAACCCGTGGGAGTGGAAATAATCACCCCATCGGCAGCAATATCTACCGGCGCATGACGTCCCACTTGAATTTCAAAGTGACACATACAGGTGAGGGGTTCCCGGTGTAGGACCATTTCATTCAGACAAAGCGCCTCCCAGACGACGATATCGTCCCGGATAGCCTGTACCGTGACCATCGTCCGTTCTTCGAGTTGATAGTTCCCGGCTAACACCTGTTCGATCGCTTGGGGAAGTTGGTTGAGGTAGGTTTCCGTCAGAAACCCCATGTGGCCTGTATTGACCGTTAACAAGGGAATGCCGCAGCTTGCCACTTGGCGAAATGCCGACAGCACAGTGCCATCGCCTCCCAACACCACCGCGAAAGACATTTCAGCGTCAAATCCAGGCGGGGTGAGTTGTTCAACCGTGGTATGGCAGACGGGCTTATCTAGGTCAGAATAGCCCAGAATGCCCCCCATGCCGGTGGCGAGAGCAACTTCCCAACCCAACCCAATGAGCTTGTCTCTCCATTCTTCGGCAGCACGACAAGCTATGGGTTTAATATCGTTGTAAATAATGCCAGCTTTCGGCACCGCGCTCAAGTCCTGCTAATGGTTGATTGTTTGCCAGAGTTAGAAATGTGGTCACATTTTTGGTAAGGTACCGCAAATGCGTCTTCGGCGAATGAATGGCATCAGGGATGCCAAATAGCCCTGTGAAACTAGAGTCTGAACAAAGCTATGCCATTTGTCAAGAGCCTTGAGGGCGATCGCCTTCCACAGGCTACTTCCGTTGACGGGGCTAACCCCCCAGCAGGGGTTAAAATGGGACTCTTCGCTTGGACTGCTTCTTGGTTTTGCTCTGTTCGTAATCTAATTCTTTCAACTTCTTCAAAATTCGGCTGAAATACTCTCTCAGATAGGATTCTACGGTGGTTGTGTCCTTGGGGTCCAATCCAAAAACAGGATACACCTCATCCATATTGGCGGTTAGGGGTTTCTCCGAGGCGAGCACTTCAGCAAATGCCAAGCGATCGGCTACATTCCAACCCCATTGGAAAAATCGCACCACCCGGCGAAATGCCCGCAGGACACCAAACGGCATTCGCGTCACCTTGGCTTTTTCCCCCGAGAGTCGTTCGCACAGTTCGATAATTTCCTGGGGAGTCCAAGGACGAGTCCCCACGACGGGAAAAACCGACTTGGAGGTTTCAGGGACCGACAATGCAGCCACGGCAAATTTAGCAATGTCCTGGGTATCCATATAGGCGATCGGGGCAGTCTGGTTAGTCACCCACACTGCTTGATTGTCCAAAATAGGGATGGCATATTGAGAAATCAACCCTTGCATGAAGCCAGCTAATTGCAGGATGGTGTAATCTAATCCCGATTCAGCTAAATAGACTTCTGTACAGCGTTTGATTTCCATTAAAGGGACTTCTGGATACTGGTCCGCATCCAGAATAGAAAAGAAGATATACCGTTCGACCCCGGCTTTCTTGGCAGCTTGAATGAGTGCAACCTTACCGTCCCAGTCCACTTGTTTGATGCTCAAAGAATCCGTTGGCCGATTCGTCGCTGCATCAATAATCGCCGTCACCCCTTCTAGGGCGACGGGCAAGGTTTCTGGATCGCATAAGTCTGCACGGACCAACTCAGCGCCCCATTCTTTTAAAAAGGCCGCTTTTTTGAAACTGCGTACTAAACAACGTACCTGGTATCCCTCGTCTAAGGCGCGACGGGCAACCTGTCTGCCTAGGGTACCAGTGGCACCGACAACCAATAAGCTCATCCAGGATTGTTTGACGAAATTTTAACTTTTATGAAATTTTATCAGAGATTCCTGAGATTTCTTAATGAAATTCGTTACAAATCTGAACAATTTTCACCCATTGCGCTAAAAAACTTAAAGAATTGAGGGCAGTTGGGTCCCTAACTGCCTAAAAATGGAGCCATCTCTAGTCCCCTTCTGTTCTCAGGAGACGAGGACCAGGGGATGGCAGGGGTGAGAAACCGGGTTTCTGGCCCAAATTTGTGGCTAATTACCAAATATTTGGGTTCAGAAACCCGGTTTCTAGGGGATTGCAAAATATAAATCATCCAACCGTTCAACTGAAAGGAAGGTATGTGTAGGGGCGCAATGCTTGCGCCCCAAGGGCGCAAGCATTGCGCCCCTACATTGACGGGGCTACTCCGTTGATCCGTCACTACGAACGAACGTTTTGGAGATTTTAATTTTTTGGAGTTCTCCTAACCGTTACTGAGGACAAGAAACCGGGTTTCTGGCCCAAATTTGTGGCTAATCACCAACAATTTGGGTTCAGAAACCCGGTTTCTAACCCTTACTGTACCCCCAGACTAGGCTCCCGAAACCCGAATCAACCCCCAGTTTCTTGACAAAACTACGCAGATTGGTTACAGCTTGAACGATAACAAGGCGGAATATTTCTCTCTCAGCCCAGCTTGACCCGCCAAAGGCAGTATAGTCACCTCTTGAAGACTCCCATTCCCTGTCCCATTCCCTCTAACTGACTGCACTTATGAAGAAACGCTGGATTTCATTAATCATCCTATTTCTACTCGCCCTGCCGATCGCCGCAGTCGCCCAAGAAGCGGAAGAGGCTGCACCCACTGGCTTCCTCCCCACCCTCAATGCCGTCTTCACGCAACTGGTGGAATGGATGTCTGCGGTCCTATTTTTCGATTTTGGCCTAGGCGTCCCTCTGATTGTCTTATGGTTGATTGGCGGTGCGGTTTTTTTCACCATTCGCATGGGCTTTATCAACTTCCGTGCCTTCAAACACGCCTTTTTCGTCATCCAAGGTCACTATGACGACCCTGCCGAAGCTGGAGAAGTCAGCCATTTCCAAGCCCTAGCTGCGGCCCTATCCGCCACGGTGGGACTCGGGAATATTGCCGGGGTGGCGATCGCCATTTCCATTGGGGGACCCGGGGCCATGTTCTGGATGACCGTTGCCGCCTTATTCGGCATGACGAGCAAGTTTGTCGAATGCACCCTCGCCCAAAAATACCGCGTTGTCTTGCCTGATGGTCGGATTGCCGGTGGCCCCATGTACTATCTCTCTCGGGGTTTAGCCGAAAAAGGCATGGGTCAATTGGGCAATATCATGGCAAGTTTGTTTGCCATCCTCTGTATTGGGGCTGCCTTCGGTGGGGGTAATATGTTCCAAGCGAATCAATCCTTTGTCGCCGTTTCCGGTTTATTCCCCGGGCTACCCAACTGGGTCTACGGACTGGTCCTCGCCTTCCTGGTTTCCCTGGTGATTATTGGTGGGATTCGCCGGATTGGGAACGTCGCCGGTGCCCTCGTCCCAGCGATGTGTACCATTTACATTGCCGCTTCGTTGTGGATTATTTTAATGAATCTGCCGGAAATTCCTGCCGCTTTTGGCCGAATTTTTACCGAAGCCTTTGTCCCTCAAGCTGCTTATGGGGGATTTATTGGGGTAATTGTCCAAGGATTTCGGCGATCGGCATTTTCTAATGAAGCGGGGGTTGGTTCAGCAGCGATCGCCCATGCTGCCGCCCGAACTGAAGAACCCGTCCGCGAAGGCATTGTCGCCCTCCTCGAACCCTTTATCGATACGGTGATTATCTGTAACATGACCGCCTTAGTCGTGATTATCACCGGAGAATATGCCAACCCCAACACCTCTCCTGGAGTAGAAACCACCTCTGCCGCATTTGCTTCAGTGATTAGTTGGTTCCCCATCGTCCTTGCCGTAGCCGTTTTACTCTTTGCCTTCTCCACCATGATTTCCTGGAGTTACTACGGTGAACGCGCCTGGACCTACTTGTTTGGCGAAAGCAGTATGATTATCTACCGAGTGATTTATGTCGTTTGCGTCTTCCTCGGAACCGTCCTCAACCTCGGTGCCATTCTCGACTTCTCCGATATGATGTTCTTTGCAATGGCCTTTCCCAATATGTTGGGCGGGTTCCTCTTAGCGGACAAAGTTCGGGAGGATCTCGACAGTTATATGCTCCGTCTCAACAGTGGCGAAATGCCAGTTTACAAATAGTCTGGTATGTGACTAACTGATGGGGCTGGGGGGAGGTTTAGCCTTGATGGTTTGACTCATCCTCTCCCCAACCCCACCCCAGACCCTAAATCACAACTATTACTTCTGTTTGAGAACAATTAAGGTGAGGTCGTCATAAATCTTCTGCTCGCCAATATGTCGCCGGACATCCTCAATCACGGCTTGACAAATCTCCCGCGCATTGCCTTGTAAACGATGCCGAATTGAGGCAATCATAGGCTCCAAACCATACTGTACCAAATTGCTATCCACCGCCTCCGTAATGCCATCGGTGTATAACACCACCACATCCCCAGAATTTAAGTGAATCTCTGTGGTATTAACAAATTCTGAAATCTCATCAATCAGACCAATTGGAAATCCTAAATCAACCGTATCAATGCACTCTACGGTTCCATTGGCACGCATGACGATCGCCTCTTCATGTTGCCCACTTAAAGTTAATTTGCCTTGTTGATAATCCAGCAAGACCAGGGTCATATTTTTATCAGCATTCATGCGTTGCACGTTTTTATAAATCGTGCGGTTGATGACATCTAAAAATTGCACCGGGTCCGTAAAATCTCCTTCCAGTAACGTCCGGACCGCCGTTTGGGCCATCATCATCACCACCCCACTTTGCAACCCATGTCCTGTCACATCCCCGATCGCGATTTTGATGCGATCGCCACTTTTGAGCACATCATAGTAATCTCCGCCCACTTCATCTGCCGGTTCCATAAATCCAGCAATATCTAATCCCTCAATCCCATCCAGTTCCGATTGGCTGGGTAAGAGCATTTTTTGCAATCGCTGGGTCACATCTAATTCTGCCCCCATCCGAATATTTTCCGCTTTTAACTGCTCATTCAGCATCGTAATTTCTGCATTAGCGTTAGCTAATTGGGCGGTCCGGTCCTTGACTTTCTCTTCCAAGGTTTGATACAAGCGAGCATTTTCAATAGAAATTGCTACCTGCCCCGATAACAACTGTAAAACTTCCACTCGTTCCGGGGTAAAAGCTCCCGTGGTGCTATTGTTTTCAAAATAAACAATACTGACGAGGTTCCCTCTATCAATCAGTGGCACGCATAGAATTGACTTAGGTTGAGCCTGTTGGATATAAGAGTCGCTGGTAAAATTTCCGCTACTTGTGGCATCATTTAATACTACAGTTTCTTGAGTTCGAGCTACATAATTGACAATCGATTCGCAAAGGGTCTGACAGTTTGCCACGGGAATCGATTGCAACACTGTGACCCGCTCCTCCTCGATTTCTCCTGCCGCTTCGATGAGCAATTCGCCCTGAATTGATAAAATTAAGTAGCCCCGTTGTGCTCCGGCATTTTCAATGAGAATTTTCATCAAGCTAGAGAGTAATTTTTCCAGGAGAACTTCCCCAGAAATCGCTTGAGATGCTTTCATTACTGTGGCAATATCAAGGCTAGAACTGGAGCCAGTGGTACTGACGACGGAGTTGATTGCACTGTTTGTGCTGACTCGTTCCCGGGCAATAAAGAACTCGCCATATCGCGTCTCTAAATCCTTAACCTTGGCATCAGCACCCCAGAGTTGATAATTGTAGCGAGCTTGCTGCATATAGGCGATCGCAGTTAACTCTTTCTCTTTCCCGTTGGAGAGATAGAATTTGGCGGCGAGTTCATAAGCGATCGCCGCTTCGTGGAGATAGTTGTTTTCTTGGGCTAGGATGATGGCTTTGTCGTAATAATTCATCGCCTGGACATCTTTGCATTGCACCCGACAGAGTTCCGCCTCCACCAGCCAATATTTATGGGAATTATTTTTCGGAGCATAATCCGCCCATTTTTTGATTTTTTTCTGGTTGCGGAAAACTGTGCGAATCCAGGAATTTTTTTGCGATCGGGATGCCTCCGGTGCCCGTGCCAAACGCGCTAGAGAATCATAAAAATAAACGTGAGAGAGGAGCAGCGTGGCGGGAACGGCATCGATATACTCTTGTGCCAGGTCCGCATTGGCGATCGCCTGATGAAACTCCCCAAACAGAACGCACAGGATTAATTTATTGAAGTATATACAAAAAATTGTACTCCGGTCTTTGCGACTCTGGAGGATGGGCAACCTCACCTGTTCATCAAAAGCCTTTCCGATTAAATCACAAGAATTTTCAGCTTGACCCAGCAGATTCAGAACGGTTTGATAAAAGATCCGATGTCCGTCCGTCGTTCTTTCCTGTCCCGTATCCTCGATGACTTGAGCATAGATTTCCATATCTGACTCCAGTTGAGTCAGTTCAGCCCCAATCAGAACACTATAGTAGCAGTAATGGAACGCGGAATAGGCTGCAAATTCCAAATCACCCGTTTCCAGTCCGACGGTATAAGCTTCTAACAGTGGGGTTAACATCTCTTGCACTGGGTCTTTCCAATGTTTAATAAAGCTATGAACCAGATAGTCCGTTCGGGGCTTGACTTTTTTGGTATTGAGTTGTTTGAGGAAATTGAGGGCCAGTTGACCAAATTGATAGCCTGAATCAATATCTCCCAGACCACAGAGAATCAATCCATAGCAACTATAGGCATAAGCGGATTCGGAAGTATTGCCCCATTTGATAGATAAATTAACTTGTTGGAAGACCGCTAGGGGAAACAATAAAGGAGCCGAAAAGTAGATAGCGGTATTGAGTTTCGATAAAATACCCATGATAGCTTGGATGTCAGGCTGGGTCATGGGGGGTAGGTCTCCTAAACTGGCGATCGGTCGGAGTCCGATTGTCAATTTATTCTGAATCAGTCCTAAGAAAACATCAATTTTTTTCGGCTGTCTCGGTAATTTTATTCCGAATAAGCTCAAGACTTCTAGTCCGATATCCAAGGCTTCATTAAACTTACTTTGGGACACCCCGGCTTGAATTTTGACCTCATAAACTTTAACTTTATCCAGTACCGTTTTGGCTTGCTTGACTACGATTTCCACCCATTGCTCCATTAAAGCAAAGTCTGTCTTTAGATAAGCGACTTCCGTCGCTTCTTCATAGAGGGAGAGGGTTAGGGCATACTGGTCTTGCCAGCTATGGTTTCCTAATAGTTCTATTCCCTGTTGCAAATAATTCAAAGCAGGCTGATAAGCGGTGGAGAGTTTGGCTTTTTTCCCAGCAATCAGGTTTAATTCAGCCAGTTCATTTTTTTCAACCTGCTCGGTCATTAATCCAATTCCGAAGTTGAGTTGATTGACGATATCAAATATTTTCTCTTCCTGCTTATGCTTTGGGGTATTTTGCAGAATTACTTCTCCAATTTTCCGATGAAGATATGGAATTTGCAATTCATCAATTAGAGAATAGGCCGCTTGCTGAATTCGGTCATGACCAAATTTATATTGTAAAGATTTTAGTTTAGTTTGGGTGGGGTCATGGGTCAAAAATTCTGACTCGGCGATCGCCAAGGCGAGTTCTCCTAGATTTCCCAAGGGCATTACCAAATTTTCGGCAACGGCTGATTGTAAATTCGTGACCATTTCAGCTAAAGATTTTTCACAAATTAATCCCAGGATTTTTAAGTCAAACTGGTTGCCAGTACAGGCAGCAAGTTGTAACAGTTCTTCGGTCTCTTCTGGCAATTTGTGAATTTTATCCACCATCAGTTCTACCACGTTATCCGTGAATCCCCGGGCTTGAATTTGCTCTAAATCCCACTGCCACCGCAAAGTTGGCCGGTCAAAATTCACAAGTTCTTCGGTGTAGAGAGATTTCAAAAATTCATTCATAAAAAAGGGATTGCCGCCCGTTTTGCCTTGGACTAACTCGGCGAGGGGTTGAACGGTTTGAACGTCACCATTGAGGGTATCCCCAATCAATTGAGCGATGGTTTCCAAGTCCAATGGGGCCAGAGTAATGCGTTGGACGACTGCACCAGTTTTGGCAATTTCATCTAAAGTTAACATCAGGGGATGGGCGGCAGAAACTTCGTTGTCTCGATAAGCCCCAATTAAAAATAATCCCGGCGATCGCCCCGCCATCAACAATTGCATCAGCTTTAAAGATGCCCCATCCGCCCATTGCAAATCATCAATAAATAAAGCCAACGGATGTTCCGGTTGGGTAAAGACTTTGATGAAATTTTGAAACACTAAATTAAAGCGATTTTGTGACTCGTTCGGCCCCAGTTCCGGAACCTCCGGTTGTTGTCCAATAATTAATTCAATTTCCGGAATCACCTCCACAATCACTCGGCCATTCACTCCCACTGCACCTAACAGGTTTTCCCGCCACTGGTTAAGCTGGGTTTCACTTTCCGTCAGCAGTTGTTTGACTAACCCTTGAAAGGCACTCACAATCGCACTGTAGGGAATATTTCGCTGATATTGGTCAAATTT includes:
- a CDS encoding isocitrate lyase/PEP mutase family protein — its product is MNSTHNLRQLLQRPGMLVVPGIYDCISAQLAERAGFEMVFTSGFGISASTLGRPDYGFLTATEMLYSVGRIAQSVQIPVVADIDTGYGNPLNVIRTVTDAVQQGIAGVILEDQEWPKKCGHFQGKRVIPAEEHIQKIRAAVQARGESGLVIVGRTDARAPLGLPEAIRRGRAYYEAGADIVFIEAPQSVEELQEIAAAFPDVPLFANAIEGGKTPVLSAQELETLGYKIAVYALSGLFAATKAIEDCFQYLRQHQTTNGFDNLVNFQQFEQIIDVPKYRELEQKFSEFNE
- a CDS encoding cupin domain-containing protein, with translation MAKTTKTYWNPFNSENQNQWQPVAGLEDIAEELTLSIDMETGEYTRLTRFKPGADTTPFGGKSHPYPEEIFMVSGRLYDQAFDQWLETGCYASRPPGEVHGPFKTEEGCVVLEVSFPNKVDK
- a CDS encoding nuclear transport factor 2 family protein — translated: MNKTVENQIINAEECLRQAMLASDVTVLNELLAPEILITSHLGELLKKQDDIGAHESGLIKIHELEPSEQHIQIHGEVAIVSVRMKITGSYNGSPANGDFRFTRVWAVSSRGSWHIVAAHIGKIS
- the hrcA gene encoding heat-inducible transcriptional repressor HrcA produces the protein MNLNERQQYVLWATVRHYIATAEPVGSKTLVDEYNLSVSPATIRNAMGWLEKAGLLYQPHTSAGRIPSDSGYRIYVDKLIKPDDGISRQVEQALSDRLKLENWAFEAVLRGASQILAALSGYIALITMPQTHTACLRHLQLIQIEPRKIMIVVVIDNYQTQSAVMELPESPEDSLVDAEVVDRELQILSNFLNHHLRGQTLAQLSALDWTELGREFERYAEVLSHWLQDLAVRAQTPGKTQILISGVSEVLRQPEFCELTQVQTLIQLLEEEQDQLLPLIFEPPAPEGSGRRVQVRIGAENPLEPIRTCTLVSATYHRGTVPVGSVGVLGPTRMVYENAIAIVEAAADYLSEALSV
- a CDS encoding NAD(+) kinase — translated: MPKAGIIYNDIKPIACRAAEEWRDKLIGLGWEVALATGMGGILGYSDLDKPVCHTTVEQLTPPGFDAEMSFAVVLGGDGTVLSAFRQVASCGIPLLTVNTGHMGFLTETYLNQLPQAIEQVLAGNYQLEERTMVTVQAIRDDIVVWEALCLNEMVLHREPLTCMCHFEIQVGRHAPVDIAADGVIISTPTGSTAYGLSAGGPVITPDVPVLQLVPICPHSLASRALVFANTEPVTIFPANTNRLVMVVDGNAGCYVLPEDQVRIQRSPYSAKFIRINPPEFFHVLREKLGWGLPHIAKPTSVELP
- a CDS encoding GNAT family N-acetyltransferase — its product is MIEIIEADLNLPAHAAAMVQLMDTYALDPMGGGQGLSEFVKANLPSELAKRKSAHVILAFVEGEPAGLVIGLEGFSTFACQPLLNIHDVIVALPYRGRGLSKLLLQKAEAIALNLCCCKLTLEVLENNHVAQSAYRAFGFTGYELNPLMGKALFWEKKLLKNDDIF
- a CDS encoding ISL3 family transposase, with the translated sequence MENYLNLMLGLPEVTVAKVLTEENEVYLNIKLTNLGTNCPKCQGYTTEINQNRPMIVRDLSCFDKFTYLLVPRRQFYCRCCQKYFTENLSWIDWKRRHTLRYEINIFERVVSSSIAQVASTEGLSYDETEGIFNQIAKKQEDQHWLEATRISLDEIAMHKGHQDYKAVICDLDKKKLIEVVDGRTQDCLIERLSELPIKVKKAVKEVSVDMWHGFPKVIKEIFPNAQIVTDRFHVMKLLIEELKKIAKSSGVNEKNKLSLILRNKIDLKDSERDELENLLSKSKRLKAAYEYKEEFRNIYETSQSVSEGEKRFQEWLKKARQVYGKVINTISEHLSTICNYFISHASSGVMEGINNKIKLVKRQGYGFRNFENFRLRLLAAFSS